The proteins below are encoded in one region of Metabacillus dongyingensis:
- a CDS encoding ABC transporter ATP-binding protein, whose amino-acid sequence MAELKLNNIYKLYDNKVTAVEDFNLHIQDKEFIVFVGPSGCGKSTTLRMIAGLEEISQGDFSIDGKRMNDVAPKDRDIAMVFQNYALYPHMSVYDNMAFGLKLRKFPKEEIDRRVKDASRILGLDQYLDRKPKALSGGQRQRVALGRAIVRDAKVFLMDEPLSNLDAKLRVQMRAEISKLHHRLQTTTIYVTHDQTEAMTMATRLVVMKDGIIQQVGAPKEVYEKPENLFVGGFIGSPSMNFFTGQLTDGKFSIGTQSIVVPEGKMKYLREQGYVGKELIMGVRPEDIHDEPVFIESSRGSKVDAKIEVSELMGAETMLYSKIDGQDFIARVDSRTDVRPDQIIQLALDMNKSHFFDKETEVRIRPASEQ is encoded by the coding sequence ATGGCTGAGCTTAAATTAAACAATATTTATAAACTGTATGATAACAAGGTAACGGCAGTTGAAGACTTTAACCTTCATATTCAAGATAAAGAATTCATCGTTTTCGTTGGCCCATCAGGCTGCGGTAAATCAACGACTCTTCGTATGATTGCAGGCCTTGAGGAAATCTCACAAGGCGACTTCTCAATTGACGGCAAACGGATGAATGATGTTGCGCCGAAAGACCGCGACATCGCGATGGTATTCCAGAACTACGCGCTTTATCCTCATATGTCTGTCTATGACAATATGGCATTTGGACTTAAGCTCCGCAAATTCCCTAAAGAAGAAATCGATCGCCGTGTGAAAGATGCTTCACGCATTTTGGGTCTTGATCAATACCTAGACCGCAAGCCAAAAGCATTATCAGGCGGTCAGCGTCAGCGTGTTGCACTTGGACGTGCCATCGTCCGTGACGCAAAAGTATTCTTAATGGATGAGCCATTATCAAACTTAGATGCCAAATTACGTGTGCAAATGCGTGCTGAAATTTCTAAGCTTCACCACCGTCTGCAAACAACGACAATTTATGTAACACATGACCAAACAGAAGCAATGACAATGGCAACACGCCTTGTTGTTATGAAAGACGGTATCATTCAGCAGGTCGGCGCTCCGAAAGAAGTATATGAAAAGCCTGAAAACCTTTTCGTTGGCGGATTTATCGGTTCACCATCCATGAACTTCTTTACAGGTCAATTAACAGACGGCAAGTTCTCAATCGGAACTCAATCCATCGTTGTTCCTGAAGGGAAAATGAAGTATCTTCGCGAGCAGGGCTACGTCGGCAAAGAATTGATCATGGGCGTTCGACCTGAAGATATCCATGATGAGCCAGTTTTCATCGAATCTTCTCGCGGATCAAAAGTAGATGCAAAAATTGAAGTATCTGAGCTTATGGGTGCTGAAACGATGCTCTACTCTAAAATCGACGGCCAGGACTTCATTGCACGCGTAGATTCACGCACAGATGTAAGACCAGACCAAATTATTCAGCTTGCTCTTGATATGAACAAATCTCACTTCTTTGATAAAGAGACAGAGGTTCGTATCCGTCCGGCAAGTGAACAATAA
- a CDS encoding PucR family transcriptional regulator, translating into MIEKLASHYKEAFSLAYSHDKAEYLWFKSDEGQLFGILKSAVTEQEENLLSTLYTPYDHGFGEHSNRSEKWLHYLYGENSPPFLPSSNSIRCYYFYSKHQVADKQNFEEAMQGSIPSSTILWISRHKGIIFEENSDPVVDKESFDQWIDTFTSDFFIELYVYIGQLHRMTGSLKTKILAEQSCFETIYKSFRRKKCITFHEALPILIFDGSSLISEQVFSEFLTESFKDRELIQTLQVYFECNLNVSLTAKKLYMHRNSVQYRIEKFIEKTGIDIKHFHEAAAAFLAMQFLEHFTE; encoded by the coding sequence ATGATTGAGAAATTAGCATCCCATTACAAAGAAGCCTTCTCTCTTGCCTATTCTCATGATAAGGCCGAATATTTGTGGTTTAAATCAGATGAGGGGCAGCTGTTTGGCATTTTGAAAAGTGCTGTGACAGAGCAGGAGGAAAACTTGCTGTCCACATTATATACACCATATGACCATGGATTCGGGGAACACAGCAATCGTTCTGAAAAATGGCTGCATTATTTGTACGGTGAAAACAGTCCTCCATTTCTACCTTCTTCAAACAGCATCAGGTGCTATTATTTCTACAGCAAGCACCAGGTCGCAGATAAACAAAACTTTGAAGAAGCGATGCAGGGATCGATTCCATCTTCGACGATATTATGGATCAGCCGTCATAAAGGGATTATTTTTGAAGAAAACTCTGATCCCGTTGTTGATAAAGAAAGCTTCGATCAGTGGATTGATACATTTACAAGTGATTTTTTCATTGAGCTGTATGTTTATATTGGACAGCTTCACAGAATGACCGGCTCATTAAAGACGAAAATACTTGCAGAACAAAGCTGCTTTGAGACGATTTATAAGTCCTTTAGACGGAAGAAATGCATAACCTTCCATGAAGCTCTGCCCATCCTTATTTTTGATGGGAGCAGCCTGATCAGCGAGCAAGTATTCTCCGAATTTTTAACCGAATCATTTAAGGATAGGGAACTTATTCAAACGCTCCAAGTTTACTTTGAATGCAATCTTAACGTCTCTCTTACCGCTAAAAAGTTATATATGCACAGGAACAGCGTCCAATACCGAATCGAGAAATTCATAGAAAAAACCGGAATAGATATTAAGCACTTCCATGAAGCTGCCGCTGCATTTTTAGCTATGCAGTTTCTAGAACACTTTACTGAATAA
- a CDS encoding YheE family protein: MITHFQWKPLFKQTNLPGWRVSFYFKGIHYDAVYHKNGEIEWGTSTPPLDDEEQIRSHIHELMLFHVYDG; this comes from the coding sequence ATGATTACACATTTTCAATGGAAGCCTTTATTCAAACAAACAAATTTGCCTGGCTGGCGGGTCTCTTTTTACTTTAAAGGAATTCACTACGATGCGGTTTACCATAAAAATGGCGAAATCGAATGGGGAACTTCCACTCCTCCATTAGATGATGAAGAACAGATTCGTTCTCATATTCACGAGTTAATGCTGTTTCATGTTTATGATGGTTAA
- a CDS encoding YheC/YheD family protein, whose product MSLLLCRPIVGILTGEGGQGKIFHGDGTYFKSLQRKMKAIGGFCYVFTLSGVKDRHVEGFAFSMKKQQWAKVSCPYPDVIYNRIASRDEESREHFQLFKEQLISAQIPFFNPFFFDKWKVHQVLSKSLHSYLPYTEKVHSALDIKSFLSSRSCAYLKPLRSSQGKGIYRIRSSVHHYEVTSVDGTCEFFDKQVFAAKKFPFFDGYLMQEEMAANTFNHKKYDLRLLALLSGNDFLICGIGVRLAANNQTLTTHVRNGGSILSFESVADRVSMEELQLIVKTAGRELVTHFGQIGEFSMDIGVTENGPVIYEVNSKPMSFDESHIQTHRIDKLSDLFLQLSAGTSSLRSQLPLR is encoded by the coding sequence ATGAGCCTGCTTCTCTGCAGACCAATCGTCGGCATCCTTACGGGTGAAGGAGGACAGGGGAAAATATTTCATGGAGATGGAACGTACTTTAAAAGCCTTCAGCGCAAAATGAAAGCAATTGGCGGATTTTGCTATGTGTTTACTTTGAGCGGCGTGAAAGATCGCCATGTTGAAGGATTTGCCTTCAGTATGAAAAAACAGCAATGGGCAAAAGTTTCATGTCCGTATCCGGATGTCATCTACAACCGGATCGCTTCCCGGGATGAAGAAAGCAGAGAGCACTTTCAGTTATTCAAAGAACAATTGATTTCAGCACAAATCCCATTTTTTAATCCTTTCTTTTTTGATAAGTGGAAGGTGCACCAAGTCCTGTCCAAATCTTTGCATTCCTATCTTCCCTATACAGAAAAAGTTCATTCTGCACTGGATATCAAATCTTTTCTCTCTTCCCGTTCATGTGCGTATTTGAAGCCATTAAGGAGCAGTCAGGGCAAGGGTATCTACCGGATACGCTCTTCAGTCCATCATTATGAGGTAACATCGGTTGACGGCACATGTGAATTCTTCGATAAACAGGTTTTTGCAGCAAAAAAATTCCCTTTTTTTGATGGCTATCTCATGCAAGAAGAAATGGCCGCCAATACGTTTAATCACAAAAAATATGACCTTCGGTTACTTGCTCTTCTATCAGGAAATGATTTTCTCATCTGCGGAATTGGCGTACGTTTAGCTGCAAATAATCAGACACTTACCACACATGTTCGAAATGGCGGGTCAATTTTATCATTTGAATCAGTTGCAGACAGAGTCAGCATGGAGGAGCTTCAGCTGATTGTAAAAACTGCCGGCAGGGAGTTAGTCACCCATTTTGGGCAGATCGGAGAATTTTCAATGGATATTGGAGTAACAGAAAATGGCCCGGTCATTTACGAAGTAAACAGCAAGCCTATGAGCTTTGATGAGTCCCATATTCAAACACACCGCATCGACAAGCTTTCAGATTTATTTCTGCAGCTGTCTGCAGGAACATCTTCACTTCGCTCTCAACTTCCTTTAAGATGA
- a CDS encoding YheC/YheD family protein has product MNPSYNITVTFTASKTLILPASARHETNHDITEVIFGTAASSCFVEFQELNGAIKISKDLMDDLLLPLGKTQLILHQNTVYLGPLIGIFTAGFTGSILRPIGNRSLFFAKYLTAQKSAGLFAYVFGAHHIDWETGIVSGFTFDDDGWRQFKIPLPNVVYDRLPNREIEEHHALKMVKRRLRTEYGIPWFNPGFFDKWTIHQLLLPHAETALYLPETKLAPSKEEIEVMLHRHNSVYLKPRNGSLGLGVFQLIYSPDEQTYYCRYRSDQEDNILRKYRSLDQFFMYSFGSRKMDDYLLQERIKLIRIDQQQIDFRVHTNKDSQGRFHVTAIAAKMAGKGCVTTHVDNGGMIKTLEELFEQEDERNQAFHSLTLAALVLSEKIDQSIEGFIGEIGFDLGIDACKNVWLFEANSKPGRSIFSHPALKEEDLHSRKLSLQYALYLTKIAIEEPEALYE; this is encoded by the coding sequence ATGAATCCTTCTTACAACATAACCGTCACTTTCACGGCCTCAAAAACATTGATTCTGCCGGCTTCCGCAAGGCATGAAACAAATCATGATATTACGGAGGTTATCTTTGGAACCGCAGCTTCCAGTTGTTTTGTCGAATTTCAGGAGCTGAATGGAGCCATTAAAATTTCAAAGGACTTAATGGATGATCTCCTCCTTCCTCTTGGAAAAACGCAATTGATTCTTCACCAGAACACTGTCTACCTTGGACCGCTGATAGGCATATTCACTGCCGGATTCACCGGCTCGATTCTGCGGCCAATAGGAAATCGCTCGTTATTTTTTGCGAAGTACTTAACAGCTCAAAAATCAGCAGGATTGTTTGCTTATGTATTTGGGGCACACCACATTGATTGGGAAACTGGCATAGTCAGTGGTTTTACATTTGATGATGATGGCTGGAGACAATTTAAGATTCCGCTTCCGAACGTTGTATATGACCGTTTGCCGAACCGGGAGATTGAAGAACATCATGCCTTGAAAATGGTCAAAAGGCGTCTTAGAACGGAGTATGGAATTCCATGGTTTAATCCTGGTTTTTTTGATAAATGGACCATTCACCAGCTCCTCCTTCCCCACGCTGAGACAGCCTTGTATTTGCCGGAAACAAAGCTTGCTCCCTCTAAAGAGGAGATAGAAGTAATGCTCCATCGGCATAATAGCGTGTATCTAAAGCCGCGCAACGGCAGTCTTGGACTAGGTGTATTTCAGTTAATCTATTCTCCAGATGAGCAGACTTACTACTGCAGATACCGTTCAGATCAGGAAGATAACATTCTGCGCAAATACAGATCGCTGGATCAATTTTTCATGTATTCATTTGGAAGCAGGAAGATGGATGATTATCTCCTGCAAGAGCGGATAAAACTAATCCGGATTGATCAGCAGCAGATCGACTTTCGTGTTCATACAAATAAGGATTCACAAGGCCGCTTTCATGTTACAGCCATTGCCGCCAAAATGGCAGGTAAAGGCTGTGTTACTACTCATGTTGATAATGGCGGGATGATCAAGACACTTGAAGAGCTTTTTGAACAGGAAGATGAACGTAATCAGGCTTTTCATTCACTCACTCTTGCAGCTCTCGTCCTAAGTGAGAAGATTGACCAAAGCATTGAGGGTTTTATTGGTGAGATTGGTTTTGATTTGGGCATTGACGCCTGCAAAAATGTGTGGCTGTTTGAGGCAAATTCAAAACCGGGAAGATCCATCTTTTCTCATCCTGCATTAAAAGAAGAAGATTTGCATTCGAGAAAGCTGTCTCTCCAGTACGCTTTGTATTTGACAAAAATAGCGATTGAAGAACCGGAGGCCCTTTACGAATGA
- a CDS encoding YheC/YheD family protein, with the protein MNIEKIDVSPHLTIYGRKNIRISHSLREKLRLPFASGSSKVVCGRNSIFAKIVCMNEEHSHVSVHEELLKELSLPVHSFTISIKYDSERNLLQLGPVFAVLTEMNACENPISFGSIDLFCRELASCSFDKGIFFYVFCLSDFHKEKMKGYILRQNEWQECSVPHPSAVHNRIHSRTLEKSQDFFNMTADFIHHKVPYFNDRFLNKWEVHQILSSNSHLTPFLPKTELITSKTVLNSMVQLYPAVFLKPINGSQGKRIYRISHSDEGFELDYSTFSGHLLRDYLSFDELFQSLLPRIKKEAFIVQEGIDLLNYENRPMDFRILCHKRNFSQWKISSAVARVSAENQFVANLARGGSLYTIKDALSSSFELSEADHIRKLLNELSLEIAEALGMFSGGLFGEFGIDLAIDSGGHPWIIEVNTKPSKNAEERKSLGARPSARSIIDYCLFLSESYKDESH; encoded by the coding sequence ATGAATATAGAAAAAATAGATGTATCACCCCACCTTACAATTTATGGAAGAAAAAACATTCGAATCAGTCATTCTTTGAGAGAAAAACTAAGATTGCCATTTGCATCAGGCTCCTCAAAAGTAGTGTGCGGAAGGAATAGTATTTTTGCAAAAATCGTATGTATGAATGAAGAACATTCACATGTTTCTGTTCATGAAGAACTGCTTAAAGAGCTTTCGCTTCCTGTTCATTCATTTACGATAAGCATAAAATACGATTCAGAGAGAAACTTGCTTCAGCTTGGGCCTGTTTTTGCGGTTTTAACTGAAATGAATGCTTGTGAGAATCCTATATCCTTTGGAAGTATTGATTTGTTTTGCAGAGAACTCGCTTCTTGCAGCTTTGATAAGGGAATCTTCTTTTATGTTTTCTGCCTGTCTGATTTTCATAAAGAAAAGATGAAAGGCTACATCCTCAGACAGAATGAATGGCAGGAATGTTCCGTACCGCATCCAAGTGCTGTTCATAATCGCATTCATTCCCGCACCCTGGAAAAGTCACAGGACTTTTTTAACATGACAGCAGATTTCATACACCATAAAGTTCCCTATTTTAATGACCGATTTTTAAATAAATGGGAAGTTCATCAGATTTTAAGTTCAAATTCCCACCTGACTCCCTTCCTGCCGAAAACAGAATTGATCACGTCAAAAACGGTTCTTAACTCTATGGTTCAACTGTACCCTGCTGTTTTCCTAAAACCTATTAACGGCAGCCAGGGAAAAAGGATTTACAGAATCTCTCATTCAGATGAAGGATTTGAACTTGATTATTCTACATTTTCAGGACATTTGCTGAGGGATTACCTTTCTTTCGACGAGCTTTTTCAAAGTCTGCTTCCAAGAATAAAGAAGGAGGCTTTTATCGTGCAGGAAGGAATCGACCTGCTGAATTACGAGAACAGGCCAATGGATTTTCGGATTTTGTGCCATAAAAGAAATTTCTCGCAGTGGAAAATTTCTTCTGCCGTAGCCCGGGTTTCAGCAGAAAATCAATTTGTAGCTAATTTAGCCCGCGGCGGCTCGCTGTATACGATTAAAGATGCATTATCTTCTTCTTTTGAATTGTCAGAAGCTGATCATATTAGAAAGCTTTTAAATGAACTCTCACTTGAGATTGCGGAGGCGCTTGGTATGTTTTCAGGCGGGCTTTTCGGCGAATTCGGAATTGATCTTGCCATTGATTCAGGAGGTCATCCATGGATTATTGAAGTCAACACAAAGCCTTCCAAAAATGCAGAAGAGCGCAAATCCTTGGGAGCACGTCCATCAGCGCGCTCAATTATTGATTACTGTCTATTTCTAAGCGAATCTTATAAGGATGAAAGCCATTAA
- a CDS encoding YlbF family regulator, with protein sequence MAANVYDLGYDLEKALRESDDFKTLKRLYDEVNADDSARTLFESFRDIQLNLQQKQMSGQEISPEEIEQAQKSVALVQQHDKISKLMEAEQRMSMTIAELNKIIMKPLEELYGSLQQ encoded by the coding sequence ATGGCAGCGAATGTTTATGACTTAGGATATGATCTTGAGAAAGCACTTAGAGAAAGCGATGATTTCAAAACACTAAAGAGACTTTATGATGAAGTGAACGCAGATGATTCAGCACGCACTTTGTTTGAAAGCTTCAGAGATATTCAATTAAATCTTCAGCAAAAGCAAATGTCAGGCCAGGAAATTTCTCCTGAAGAAATTGAACAGGCACAAAAATCGGTTGCCCTAGTTCAGCAGCACGATAAAATTTCTAAGCTGATGGAAGCTGAACAGCGTATGAGCATGACAATAGCAGAATTGAATAAAATCATCATGAAGCCGCTTGAAGAGCTTTACGGCAGTCTTCAGCAATAA
- a CDS encoding Cof-type HAD-IIB family hydrolase gives MIYRLLALNIDGTLLRSNGRLQPSTREAVHYVQKKGVYVTLVTSRHFQMAKKLAKALKINNILITHSGAFISDKVDRSLYENRISEEKTFNLVQVLETFDCNVRIVHERFSLGNRKKVSSNIVGKTLLSPTDPLFYPVQFVDSLGENLRDEPLSAPKIEVYFSEEHDCREVEMILSDAFEGITIRVKNQTVLEITAKGVSKENGLRLLGQHLNILPEEMVAIGDADDDKEMIEMAGLGVAMGNAPNHVKKAADWITRNNDDQGVLYMVKEHFRKQHRIEFLDKLKVDR, from the coding sequence GTGATCTACCGACTACTAGCGTTAAATATTGATGGAACATTGCTTCGTTCCAACGGTCGACTTCAACCTTCTACAAGGGAAGCGGTCCATTATGTTCAAAAAAAGGGAGTTTACGTCACTCTCGTTACAAGCCGCCATTTTCAGATGGCCAAAAAACTTGCAAAAGCGCTTAAGATAAACAATATTTTGATTACGCACAGCGGTGCGTTCATTTCCGATAAAGTTGACAGATCTTTATATGAAAACAGAATATCCGAAGAAAAGACATTTAACCTTGTTCAAGTGCTTGAAACATTTGATTGCAATGTCCGGATCGTGCATGAGCGTTTTTCTCTCGGAAACCGGAAAAAAGTATCATCAAATATCGTTGGGAAAACATTATTAAGCCCTACGGATCCTTTGTTTTATCCAGTCCAGTTTGTTGATTCACTTGGAGAAAACTTAAGAGATGAACCGCTCTCGGCTCCAAAGATTGAAGTGTACTTTTCAGAAGAACATGATTGCAGAGAGGTTGAAATGATCCTTTCTGATGCGTTCGAAGGCATTACAATAAGGGTCAAAAACCAAACAGTGCTTGAAATTACAGCGAAAGGCGTTTCAAAGGAGAACGGCTTAAGGCTGCTCGGTCAGCATTTAAACATTCTGCCAGAAGAAATGGTCGCAATTGGAGACGCGGATGATGATAAAGAAATGATTGAGATGGCCGGTCTTGGAGTAGCGATGGGGAACGCGCCAAATCATGTAAAAAAAGCTGCTGACTGGATTACCAGAAATAACGATGATCAGGGTGTTTTATACATGGTAAAAGAACATTTCAGAAAGCAGCACCGGATTGAGTTTTTAGATAAATTGAAGGTTGACCGATAA